One part of the Phragmites australis chromosome 3, lpPhrAust1.1, whole genome shotgun sequence genome encodes these proteins:
- the LOC133913003 gene encoding fe(2+) transport protein 1-like yields MSPRTQLALLPLATLLLLAASPFLAYAQQTALTDPVATDASCTNPAVDGACHNVPKALRLKLIAIPTILVASVIGVCLPLFSRAVPALRPDRNLFVVVKAFASGVILATGYMHVLPDSFNNLSSPCLPKKPWGDFAFTAFVAMLAAVFTLMVDSLMLTFYNRSSKRGNTSGRRAGAAAVADHESPAHGHWHSHGHGHGDIVAAESAVVAKPEDNEASKVQLRRNRVVVQVLEMGIVVHSVVIGLGMGASQSVCTIRPLVAAMCFHQLFEGMGLGGCILQAEYGMKMKSALVFFFSTTTPFGIALGLALTKVYKENSPTALIVVGLLNAASAGLLHYMALVELLAADFMGPKLQGSVRLQLVSFLAVLLGAGGMSVMAKWA; encoded by the exons ATGTCGCCGCGAACCCAACTGGCTCTTCTACCTCTagccaccctcctcctcctcgccgcctctcCCTTCCTGGCCTACGCGCAGCAGACGGCGCTGACCGACCCGGTGGCCACTGACGCCTCCTGCACCAACCCGGCGGTGGACGGCGCTTGCCACAACGTCCCGAAGGCGCTGCGCCTGAAGCTGATCGCCATCCCGACGATCCTCGTCGCCAGCGTGATCGGGGTGTGTCTGCCGCTCTTCTCCCGCGCCGTGCCGGCTCTCCGCCCCGACCGCAACCTCTTCGTTGTCGTCAAGGCCTTCGCGTCGGGGGTCATCCTCGCCACGGGGTACATGCACGTGCTCCCGGACTCCTTCAACAACCTCAGCTCGCCCTGCCTGCCGAAGAAGCCGTGGGGCGACTTCGCCTTCACCGCCTTCGTCGCCATGCTCGCCGCCGTGTTCACGCTCATGGTGGACTCGCTCATGCTCACCTTCTACAACCGGAGCAGCAAGCGCGGCAACACCTCTGGCCGACGCGCAGGCGCGGCGGCGGTCGCTGACCATGAGAGCCCGGCACATGGGCACTGGCATagccacggccacggccacggcgaCATCGTCGCGGCCGAGTCCGCGGTGGTCGCCAAGCCCGAGGACAACGAGGCCAGCAAGGTGCAGCTGCGCCGGAACCGCGTCGTCGTTCAG GTTCTTGAGATGGGTATCGTGGTGCACTCGGTAGTGATCGGCCTGGGCATGGGCGCGTCGCAGAGCGTGTGCACCATCCGGCCGCTCGTCGCCGCGATGTGCTTCCACCAGCTGTTCGAGGGCATGGGCCTCGGCGGCTGCATCCTCCAAGCCGAGTATGGCATGAAGATGAAGTCGGCGCTGGTGTTCTTCTTCTCGACGACGACGCCGTTCGGGATCGCGCTGGGGCTGGCGCTGACCAAGGTGTACAAAGAGAACAGCCCGACGGCGCTGATCGTCGTCGGCCTGCTGAACGCGGCGTCGGCGGGGCTGCTGCACTACATGGCGCTGGTGGAGCTCCTGGCCGCCGACTTCATGGGGCCCAAGCTGCAGGGCAGCGTCAGGCTCCAGCTCGTGTCCTTCCTCGCGGtcctcctcggcgccggcggcatgTCCGTCATGGCCAAGTGGGCGTGA